A DNA window from Chryseobacterium sp. MEBOG06 contains the following coding sequences:
- the dnaE gene encoding DNA polymerase III subunit alpha — translation MYLIFDTETTGLPKNFNAPLSDSDNWPRMVQIAWQVHDDNGNLIENQDYIIKPEGYDIPFNAARIHGITTKIANEEGRDLQEILEEFAKVLDRVRVVSGHNVEFDYNIVGAEFYRKNIKDNLQEKPKADTMILGTNFCQLGGGRGGRFKPPKLEELYEKLYGNKFDEAHNAAADVNATAQVFFEMMRIGVIPAEVLKVSEDQLAYFKTLYPDPIKPFGIVIRRQVADFNNKKKQNDFGSIDEIDLGQYFNFNNHSVFSTLMATSSISDLIKRASDDNFPAVGMVDLGNMMGAFKFVSAVEGANGDRAKKHKEYLVKKQEAEENGTEFNETEPILKPLIPVVGCEFYISNRYEQKQFTKDDPDRRTQVVLLAKDFNGYKNLAKLSSIGFLKGFYFGVPRISRELIAEYKEGLIALTSGINGDIPDAILNTGEQKGEELFKWWKDTFEDDFYVQLQNHKLPEEEHLNDVLLHFADKYNVKILAQNETYYTNKDDSNIQDIVSCIKDGEKLTTPVGKGFGKRRGLATGEYYIKNSDEIKESFLAYPDAFEAYDEFTAKFKPYTLKRDVLLPKFDIPEEFIHPEDEVDGGKRGEMAYLTHLTYEGARKRYADTGITDEIKERLDFELDVIANTGYPGYFLIVQDFCNEARNMGVWVGPGRGSAAGSAVAYTIGITNVDPIKYDLLFERFLNPERVSMPDIDIDFDDEGRDRIIKWVVEKYGKNQVAQIITYSVLGGKSAIKDAGRVLDLPIPDTNNIAKLIPPSPGMNIAKALAKYDKLKPEEQMLVDEMRYVLDSPEDARHDVLASAKKMEGCIRNTGIHACGVIITPEDVSNLVPVTIAAKDADILVSQFDNSVAESAGLLKMDFLGLRTLTIIKDALKLVKARHGVDIDPDLIPLDDTKTYQLFKEGRTVGIFQYESPGMQKYMRELKPTVFADLIAMNALYRPGPIKYIPNFINRKHGVEEIVYDLPETEEYLKETYGITVYQEQVMLLSQKLANFTKGEADTLRKAMGKKQIDVLNKMYPKFIEGGRKNNLNEERLEKIWNDWKAFAEYAFNKSHSTCYALIAYHTAYLKANYPAEYMASVMSNNINNTDSITMFMEDCKSIGVDVLGPDVNESQYKFSVNEKGQIRFGLGAIKGIGEGPSEAITRERTNGRFKNIYDFFERILPSQMNKRVAESLVLAGAFDELHSYHRGQYFDIDLAGKTNLERLIRYGQSFQESKNEMEHSLFADFADEVQIEQPKLAPCPEWPNMHKLNKEKEIIGFYLSAHPLDEFKYHFRFMQGQLSKKSVLEKDQEGKETADEAPVLEQDTQDEAVDLIEIVSDDVVAGEEEVIEEITKKAEPKGNFLFLNLDEVDAYKEQAFANKQEELFEEKKKDWKTLQKERENGGGGKEYTVAGLITEYRVQDGFRSGEKVAFVTLEDYSGSYSFRLGDRDYMRLKEKLEVQRFVIFKIKFAQVKDGRVFVNVVDVIELQEAFERFAKSISLVMDVMDVRPEDLDFFRKVLDRNKGNQKLKFFIKNIEDDSHIEVQSMKHSVDLNGDLIKEIQLLNKYEFYLN, via the coding sequence ATGTATTTAATTTTTGACACAGAAACAACCGGTTTACCTAAAAATTTCAATGCACCGCTTTCAGACTCAGACAACTGGCCAAGAATGGTTCAGATTGCATGGCAGGTACACGATGATAATGGTAATCTAATTGAAAATCAGGATTATATTATAAAACCTGAAGGGTATGATATTCCCTTCAACGCAGCGAGGATTCACGGGATTACAACAAAAATTGCCAATGAAGAAGGACGTGATCTGCAGGAGATTCTAGAAGAATTTGCTAAAGTACTGGACCGTGTAAGAGTGGTTTCCGGGCATAATGTAGAGTTTGATTATAATATTGTAGGAGCAGAATTTTACAGGAAGAATATAAAAGACAATTTACAGGAAAAGCCCAAAGCCGACACCATGATTTTGGGAACAAATTTCTGTCAGCTTGGAGGAGGACGAGGTGGTAGATTTAAGCCCCCGAAACTTGAAGAACTTTATGAAAAACTGTATGGGAATAAATTTGATGAAGCCCATAATGCTGCTGCCGATGTAAATGCCACTGCTCAGGTTTTCTTTGAAATGATGAGAATAGGGGTGATTCCTGCAGAGGTTTTAAAAGTTTCTGAAGACCAGCTTGCTTATTTTAAAACGCTTTACCCTGATCCGATAAAGCCCTTTGGGATTGTTATCCGAAGACAGGTAGCCGATTTCAACAACAAGAAAAAACAGAATGATTTCGGAAGTATTGATGAGATTGATCTAGGACAATATTTCAATTTTAACAATCATAGCGTTTTTTCAACGTTAATGGCTACTTCCAGTATTTCAGACTTGATAAAAAGAGCTTCAGATGATAATTTTCCCGCTGTCGGAATGGTAGATTTGGGAAATATGATGGGAGCTTTCAAGTTTGTTTCTGCGGTTGAAGGAGCTAATGGTGACCGGGCCAAAAAACATAAAGAATATTTAGTAAAAAAACAGGAAGCAGAAGAAAACGGAACAGAATTCAATGAAACTGAGCCGATTTTGAAGCCTTTGATTCCTGTGGTAGGCTGTGAATTTTATATTTCGAACCGTTACGAACAGAAACAATTTACTAAAGATGATCCTGATAGAAGAACCCAGGTTGTTCTTTTAGCAAAAGATTTTAATGGATATAAGAATTTAGCAAAACTTTCAAGTATAGGTTTTTTAAAAGGATTCTATTTTGGAGTTCCGAGAATTAGCCGTGAACTGATTGCTGAGTATAAAGAGGGACTGATTGCTTTGACTTCGGGGATTAATGGAGATATTCCTGATGCAATCCTGAATACGGGGGAGCAAAAAGGGGAAGAGCTTTTCAAATGGTGGAAAGATACTTTTGAGGATGATTTTTATGTTCAGCTTCAAAATCATAAACTTCCTGAGGAGGAGCACCTGAATGATGTTTTACTGCATTTCGCAGATAAATATAACGTTAAAATTTTAGCGCAGAACGAAACATATTACACGAATAAAGATGATTCTAATATTCAGGATATTGTAAGTTGTATAAAGGATGGTGAAAAGCTTACAACACCTGTAGGTAAGGGATTTGGTAAGAGAAGAGGTCTTGCAACAGGAGAATATTATATTAAAAATTCTGACGAGATAAAGGAAAGCTTTTTAGCTTATCCCGATGCTTTTGAAGCATATGATGAATTTACTGCAAAATTTAAACCTTATACCTTAAAAAGAGACGTACTTCTTCCAAAATTTGATATTCCTGAGGAATTTATTCATCCTGAAGATGAGGTTGACGGCGGGAAACGAGGTGAAATGGCCTATCTTACTCACTTAACTTATGAAGGGGCAAGGAAAAGGTACGCTGATACGGGAATTACTGATGAAATTAAAGAGCGTCTTGATTTCGAATTGGATGTAATCGCTAATACGGGGTATCCCGGTTATTTCTTAATCGTACAGGATTTCTGTAATGAAGCCCGTAATATGGGAGTGTGGGTCGGCCCTGGTCGTGGTTCTGCAGCGGGTTCTGCGGTAGCTTACACGATTGGAATTACCAATGTGGATCCCATTAAATATGATCTCCTTTTCGAGAGATTTCTAAATCCGGAAAGGGTTTCCATGCCAGATATTGATATTGACTTTGATGATGAAGGAAGAGATAGAATTATCAAATGGGTAGTTGAAAAATATGGTAAAAATCAGGTGGCACAGATCATCACTTACTCTGTGCTGGGTGGTAAATCTGCGATTAAAGATGCAGGGAGGGTATTGGATCTCCCAATTCCTGATACCAATAATATTGCTAAACTAATTCCTCCAAGTCCGGGAATGAATATTGCGAAAGCTTTAGCAAAATATGATAAATTAAAGCCGGAGGAGCAAATGCTTGTCGATGAGATGAGGTATGTTCTTGATAGTCCGGAAGATGCGCGCCATGACGTTTTAGCCAGTGCAAAAAAGATGGAAGGCTGTATCAGAAATACAGGAATTCACGCTTGTGGTGTTATTATTACTCCTGAAGATGTAAGTAATCTTGTTCCGGTGACTATTGCTGCTAAAGATGCAGATATCCTGGTATCACAGTTTGATAACTCGGTAGCGGAAAGTGCGGGTCTTTTAAAAATGGACTTTTTAGGGCTGAGAACTTTAACCATTATAAAAGATGCCTTAAAATTGGTAAAGGCAAGGCATGGTGTTGATATCGATCCTGACCTGATCCCTCTTGATGATACTAAAACCTATCAGTTGTTTAAAGAAGGAAGAACAGTAGGTATTTTCCAGTACGAAAGTCCAGGGATGCAAAAGTACATGAGAGAGCTTAAACCGACGGTTTTTGCCGATCTTATTGCGATGAATGCCCTTTATCGACCGGGTCCGATTAAATATATTCCAAACTTTATTAACAGGAAGCACGGAGTAGAAGAGATTGTTTATGATTTACCTGAAACCGAAGAATATCTGAAAGAAACTTACGGAATTACCGTTTACCAGGAGCAGGTAATGCTCTTATCTCAGAAGCTGGCCAATTTTACTAAAGGTGAAGCAGATACACTGAGAAAAGCGATGGGTAAAAAGCAGATTGATGTTCTGAATAAAATGTACCCTAAATTTATTGAAGGAGGAAGAAAGAATAACCTTAATGAAGAAAGGTTAGAAAAAATATGGAATGACTGGAAAGCCTTCGCAGAGTATGCATTTAACAAATCCCACTCAACCTGTTATGCTTTAATCGCTTATCATACTGCCTATTTGAAAGCGAATTATCCGGCAGAATATATGGCGAGTGTAATGAGTAATAACATTAACAATACAGATTCAATTACCATGTTCATGGAGGATTGTAAAAGTATAGGAGTTGATGTATTAGGTCCGGATGTCAATGAATCTCAATATAAATTCTCTGTAAACGAAAAAGGCCAGATCCGTTTCGGTTTGGGAGCCATCAAAGGAATAGGTGAGGGCCCTAGTGAGGCTATAACAAGAGAAAGAACAAACGGAAGATTTAAAAATATTTACGATTTCTTTGAAAGAATACTTCCTTCACAGATGAACAAAAGAGTGGCGGAGAGTTTAGTGCTGGCCGGAGCTTTTGATGAGCTGCATTCTTATCACAGAGGTCAGTATTTTGATATTGATCTTGCAGGAAAGACCAATTTGGAAAGATTGATCAGATATGGGCAGAGTTTTCAGGAAAGCAAAAATGAGATGGAGCATTCTTTGTTCGCTGATTTCGCTGATGAAGTCCAGATAGAGCAGCCAAAACTGGCTCCTTGTCCGGAATGGCCGAATATGCATAAACTTAATAAAGAAAAAGAAATCATTGGATTCTATCTTTCTGCGCATCCACTGGATGAATTTAAATATCATTTCCGGTTTATGCAGGGGCAGCTCTCCAAGAAATCAGTATTGGAAAAAGATCAAGAAGGGAAAGAAACAGCGGATGAAGCTCCCGTTTTGGAACAGGACACGCAGGATGAAGCGGTAGATCTTATAGAGATTGTATCTGATGATGTGGTGGCAGGAGAAGAGGAAGTTATAGAGGAGATAACGAAGAAAGCCGAACCGAAAGGAAATTTCTTGTTTTTAAATCTGGATGAGGTGGATGCTTATAAAGAACAGGCTTTTGCCAATAAGCAGGAAGAGTTATTCGAGGAGAAAAAGAAAGACTGGAAAACACTTCAAAAAGAAAGAGAAAATGGCGGTGGCGGTAAAGAATATACTGTAGCTGGTCTGATCACGGAATATAGAGTTCAGGATGGTTTCAGAAGTGGCGAAAAAGTAGCTTTTGTTACACTGGAAGATTATTCAGGTTCCTATTCATTCAGATTGGGTGACAGGGATTATATGAGGCTGAAGGAAAAGCTGGAAGTGCAGAGATTTGTTATTTTTAAAATAAAATTTGCGCAGGTGAAAGACGGACGGGTTTTTGTGAATGTAGTGGATGTAATAGAACTTCAGGAAGCGTTTGAAAGGTTTGCAAAAAGTATCTCTTTAGTAATGGATGTAATGGACGTAAGGCCGGAAGATCTTGATTTTTTCAGGAAGGTTCTTGATCGGAATAAAGGGAATCAAAAGTTGAAATTCTTTATTAAAAATATTGAAGATGATTCTCATATTGAAGTTCAATCTATGAAACATTCTGTGGATCTCAATGGAGATCTTATTAAGGAAATTCAATTGCTGAATAAATATGAATTCTACCTGAATTAG
- a CDS encoding T9SS type A sorting domain-containing protein, producing the protein MKKILLTCLTAFYYCVSAQVGPPQAAGPNTNNGYALTQSSGTYTPLSANRTIWQSGATMGTDLVSGAIPLPTPFTYNNQKYSSVYISNNGFITLGVPAANTTYTGLSTDVSPTTYDGAFAGFAVNLRHASTTTSEIAYETVGSKFIVQYTDVQGNTASAAQLINFQIQLDLTAKTIAIVYGNCVSGSATLSGQVGIRGSESSDTNNLTGTNWTALTPGTTISSNPTLGTTNGTTVPVSGLTFTYTPGTWQTAPQTYATLPFTENFSTWADGNSTLDLPNANYWRTWPARGDNSWRQSDITTTGFTSASGWGGTGGSSTASSSAVAPAARFHSYNCQNASGYMDLYVNLSSGTGNRFLSFDYINPSGTDVLKIQLSTDGGNTFTDVGSTFGVAASWITNFVDLGSSSPNAVVRFLAKGDNGSDDIYVDNVKITTVTIPDCAVVTTPANAATGLSITPNIKWNATAGATSYKLSIGTTPGGTNVMNGVDVGNVLTYTIPTATPLLYGVTYYATVSPTNNYGTATACNGSSFTTKNIGCPTVSAPSSAAAGVSVTPTITWGAVTDATGYKLSIGTTAGGTDVMNNTDLGNVLTYTLAAPLNNSTKYFYTVNAYTSTSNSASCTERNFTTVCSAENAPTVSQGFTAFTPSCWSVAKGDVTASSTLTYGSSKWTAEAGFANAGSNSAVRLNLYGNNTGDWLVSQGINLGATPGMYRIRYKMAVTSYLATVSQTTLGTHQVRIIISTDGGTTWSNANTLKTYTGAGTYSNTGQTETVDLVGYSGTIKIAFVATTSSTSPDIDFHIDDFIVEAIPTCQEPSSPVVANPTVSSATLSWTAPASLPAGGYEYYYSTNSTTPVAATAASGTSNATSVQLSGLASSSLYYVWVRSVCSTGDKSPWIGYASFNTLCGTAMAPFAQNFDAGIAPNCWNNVNPMATTTDATLFWKFSGSADYGASAANNGKAAGTYAWVDASTPYTGAGANTVQLVTPPINLTGLTSPYVSFDWFKNHSTLAGTTVGVSTYDNNKLTVEVNDGNGWVSVFSDNSNLNQWRTVGIPLAASYIGATVQVRFTVDKNVSNNGYYYDDVLLDNVEVKQNPNLGTSEVAAKINSIKVYPNPFTDTLSISDISKVQSVSVIDVAGRLVRTIDHPSSVLELRYLKEGMYLVVLNMKDGSKQTVKAIKK; encoded by the coding sequence ATGAAGAAAATTCTACTAACGTGCCTTACCGCTTTTTATTATTGCGTGTCAGCACAGGTTGGGCCGCCACAGGCTGCCGGCCCCAATACGAATAACGGGTATGCACTCACGCAGTCATCAGGTACCTATACGCCATTGTCTGCCAATAGAACCATATGGCAATCCGGAGCAACTATGGGAACCGATCTGGTGTCCGGAGCAATCCCTTTGCCGACTCCTTTTACGTATAATAACCAAAAATATAGCTCTGTCTATATTAGTAATAATGGTTTTATTACATTGGGGGTTCCAGCGGCCAATACTACGTATACCGGATTATCCACGGATGTTTCACCAACTACTTATGACGGGGCTTTTGCAGGGTTTGCTGTCAATTTAAGACATGCCAGTACTACCACCTCTGAAATTGCATATGAAACGGTAGGTTCAAAGTTTATTGTTCAATATACAGATGTTCAGGGGAATACTGCATCGGCCGCTCAGCTGATTAATTTCCAGATACAATTAGACCTTACTGCCAAAACAATTGCTATTGTTTACGGAAACTGTGTTTCAGGAAGCGCCACCCTTTCTGGGCAGGTAGGGATAAGAGGTTCGGAAAGTTCTGATACCAATAATTTAACAGGAACTAACTGGACTGCCCTTACTCCGGGAACTACAATATCTTCCAATCCAACTTTAGGAACTACAAACGGAACAACAGTTCCTGTTTCGGGACTGACTTTTACTTATACACCGGGAACATGGCAGACTGCGCCTCAGACCTATGCTACTCTGCCTTTTACAGAAAATTTCAGTACCTGGGCAGACGGGAACTCTACTTTAGATTTACCTAATGCCAATTACTGGAGAACCTGGCCGGCAAGAGGGGATAATTCATGGAGGCAGAGTGATATTACAACCACAGGATTTACTTCTGCATCAGGATGGGGCGGTACCGGAGGATCTTCAACGGCTTCTTCTTCGGCAGTAGCACCCGCGGCTAGATTCCACTCGTATAACTGTCAGAATGCTTCAGGATATATGGACTTATATGTCAATTTATCTTCAGGTACAGGGAATAGATTCTTAAGTTTTGATTACATCAACCCTTCAGGTACAGATGTTTTGAAAATTCAGCTTTCTACAGACGGTGGAAACACCTTTACAGATGTAGGCTCTACGTTTGGTGTTGCCGCATCATGGATTACCAACTTTGTAGATTTAGGATCATCAAGTCCAAATGCAGTCGTAAGGTTTTTAGCTAAAGGTGATAACGGAAGTGATGATATTTATGTGGATAATGTTAAAATTACCACAGTTACAATTCCGGATTGTGCCGTAGTTACAACTCCTGCAAATGCAGCAACAGGACTATCTATCACTCCAAATATTAAATGGAATGCAACAGCCGGGGCAACTTCTTACAAACTAAGCATTGGAACTACACCTGGGGGAACAAACGTTATGAACGGGGTAGATGTAGGAAATGTTCTTACCTATACGATACCTACTGCAACTCCGTTATTATACGGTGTTACTTATTATGCAACTGTATCACCTACAAATAACTACGGAACAGCAACCGCATGTAATGGATCATCATTTACCACTAAAAATATTGGATGTCCAACAGTAAGTGCTCCTTCTTCAGCAGCAGCAGGGGTTTCTGTAACGCCAACTATTACATGGGGTGCCGTTACCGACGCAACAGGGTACAAGTTGTCTATCGGTACTACAGCAGGAGGAACTGATGTGATGAATAATACTGACTTGGGTAATGTATTAACATATACACTTGCGGCTCCACTTAATAACAGCACAAAATATTTTTATACTGTTAATGCTTATACTTCAACAAGTAATTCTGCTTCTTGTACTGAGCGTAACTTTACAACTGTTTGTTCTGCTGAAAATGCGCCAACTGTTTCCCAAGGATTTACAGCATTCACTCCATCATGTTGGTCTGTGGCTAAAGGAGATGTTACTGCTTCATCTACTTTAACATATGGATCCAGCAAATGGACCGCTGAAGCAGGTTTTGCAAATGCAGGATCCAATTCCGCAGTAAGACTGAATTTATATGGAAATAATACAGGAGATTGGTTAGTTTCTCAGGGAATAAACCTAGGAGCTACACCAGGTATGTATAGAATAAGATACAAAATGGCAGTTACGAGTTATTTAGCTACTGTTTCTCAAACTACATTAGGTACTCACCAGGTTAGAATTATAATTTCTACTGATGGGGGGACTACATGGAGTAATGCAAACACTTTAAAAACATATACAGGAGCAGGAACTTATTCCAATACGGGTCAGACAGAAACAGTAGACCTTGTCGGGTATTCTGGAACTATTAAGATTGCTTTTGTAGCGACTACAAGTTCTACCTCTCCGGATATTGATTTCCATATTGACGACTTTATCGTAGAGGCTATACCTACATGCCAGGAACCATCTTCTCCTGTAGTAGCAAATCCTACCGTTTCTTCAGCTACTTTATCCTGGACTGCTCCTGCTTCGTTGCCGGCGGGTGGATATGAATACTATTATTCAACAAACAGCACAACTCCTGTTGCTGCTACAGCTGCTAGCGGAACCAGTAATGCAACCTCAGTTCAACTATCAGGACTTGCTTCAAGCAGTCTATATTATGTATGGGTAAGATCGGTTTGTAGTACAGGAGATAAGAGTCCGTGGATAGGATATGCTTCTTTCAATACATTATGCGGTACTGCTATGGCACCGTTTGCTCAAAACTTTGACGCTGGTATTGCGCCAAACTGCTGGAATAATGTGAATCCTATGGCTACTACAACAGATGCTACTCTTTTCTGGAAATTCTCGGGATCTGCAGATTATGGTGCCAGCGCTGCCAATAATGGAAAAGCAGCAGGTACCTATGCATGGGTAGATGCAAGTACACCATACACAGGAGCTGGTGCTAATACTGTACAATTGGTGACCCCACCTATTAACTTAACAGGATTGACATCACCTTATGTTTCTTTTGACTGGTTTAAAAATCATTCTACTTTAGCAGGAACTACAGTGGGTGTTTCAACATATGATAACAATAAACTGACCGTAGAAGTGAATGACGGAAATGGGTGGGTATCTGTCTTTAGTGATAACTCAAACCTAAACCAATGGAGAACTGTTGGTATTCCTTTAGCAGCATCTTATATAGGAGCTACTGTCCAGGTAAGATTTACTGTAGATAAAAATGTAAGCAATAATGGATATTACTATGATGATGTTCTTTTGGATAATGTTGAAGTAAAGCAAAATCCTAATTTGGGGACTTCTGAAGTAGCAGCAAAAATCAACAGCATTAAAGTGTATCCTAATCCGTTTACTGATACGCTTTCTATTTCGGATATTTCTAAGGTACAATCCGTTTCAGTTATTGATGTTGCGGGAAGATTAGTGAGAACTATTGATCATCCTTCTTCCGTACTTGAGTTGAGATACCTGAAAGAAGGAATGTATCTGGTGGTACTTAATATGAAAGACGGATCTAAACAGACCGTGAAAGCAATTAAGAAATAA
- a CDS encoding GEVED domain-containing protein, with amino-acid sequence MKSVLLAGFLTMGFLASAQTYCVPEFNFGCSGGDVIDSFAIPAAGFDHPNTGCSPGSYGDYTSMTINMNAGLSYDFSVKHDYGSQNVRIWIDFNNDGTFDDSAPELVASASSASVGGENITSGMIVIPATVTPGTYRMRVADRYSSQPIPCNVSGYGEAHDYTVAIGAPPNCLAPTALVVSAITSNSAHLVWTASTSTPGNGYEYYYSTSASTPTAATVASGSSNTVSADLSALSPATSYHVWVRSVCSTTDKSAWSQMATLVTACVSVNVPYTLDFENVSVPDMPICTAVVNDGLGNTWTTYDLDAQGFAGNVLRYSYNSSESANTWFFTNGINLTGGVSYRIKYKYANAEGTVYTEKLKVAYGNSATSAAMTNTLADHPDVINSTATGNFVDFTPAATGVYYFGFQAYSDPDMNKLYVDDIKVDVTPACSEPNVLTVSNVTAAGATVSWTAVNPVPANGYDIYYSTTNNAPTANTSPNFTGVMATTYNIPGLSSFTPYYVWVRSACSAADKSAWSDYATFITLCSSASLPYVLDFENVTPPELPGCTLNVNMGSGNDWETSSAPSGSQTFTTNVLKYSYSFSDPGNTWFFTQGLDLTAGVQYTISYKYGNNSTTYVEKLKVAYGTSNTAAAMVNQLADYPSINDDTAHTETITFTVPASGVYYFGFNAYSDANQDDLYLDDISINYTNLAVSEVSQKKNEIRVYPNPFTDVLNISDIKNVKNILVNDASGRILKTIANPDSAIHLNELKQGVYLVTLEMKDGSKQTVKVIRK; translated from the coding sequence ATGAAAAGTGTTTTACTCGCTGGTTTTTTAACCATGGGCTTTTTAGCCTCTGCACAAACCTATTGTGTACCCGAATTTAATTTTGGGTGTAGTGGAGGAGATGTAATTGATTCTTTTGCAATTCCTGCTGCCGGATTTGATCATCCTAATACGGGATGCTCTCCAGGATCATATGGAGATTATACTTCTATGACCATTAATATGAATGCAGGATTAAGCTATGATTTTTCTGTTAAGCATGACTATGGTAGTCAGAATGTACGAATCTGGATTGATTTTAATAACGACGGAACTTTTGATGATAGCGCGCCAGAACTTGTAGCTTCGGCAAGCAGTGCATCAGTAGGTGGAGAGAATATCACTTCGGGAATGATTGTTATTCCTGCTACTGTTACACCGGGTACTTACAGAATGAGAGTGGCAGACCGATACTCCAGTCAGCCAATTCCCTGTAACGTGTCTGGTTATGGAGAAGCGCATGACTACACAGTAGCTATTGGAGCGCCTCCAAACTGCCTTGCTCCAACTGCTCTTGTGGTATCCGCTATTACTTCAAACTCTGCTCATCTTGTCTGGACAGCTTCCACTTCCACTCCTGGTAATGGCTACGAATATTATTATTCAACTTCTGCTTCCACTCCTACCGCTGCTACTGTGGCTTCTGGATCCAGTAATACGGTAAGTGCTGATTTATCTGCACTTAGTCCTGCTACATCCTATCATGTCTGGGTGCGATCGGTTTGCAGCACTACAGATAAAAGTGCATGGTCTCAAATGGCAACATTGGTTACAGCCTGTGTTTCCGTAAATGTGCCTTATACACTTGATTTTGAAAACGTATCCGTGCCGGATATGCCGATTTGTACCGCAGTAGTGAATGATGGTCTTGGAAATACATGGACAACATATGATCTGGATGCTCAGGGATTTGCAGGAAATGTCCTTCGCTATTCCTATAATTCTTCAGAAAGTGCAAACACCTGGTTTTTTACTAATGGAATTAACCTTACCGGGGGAGTTAGCTATAGAATTAAATACAAATATGCCAATGCAGAAGGAACGGTGTATACTGAAAAATTAAAAGTAGCCTATGGAAATTCAGCGACAAGTGCTGCAATGACGAATACTCTGGCAGACCATCCTGATGTCATTAACAGTACCGCTACCGGTAACTTTGTGGATTTTACCCCGGCAGCTACAGGAGTCTATTACTTTGGATTTCAGGCGTATTCTGATCCTGATATGAATAAATTATATGTTGACGATATCAAAGTGGACGTAACACCTGCTTGCAGTGAACCTAATGTATTAACTGTTTCTAACGTAACCGCGGCAGGAGCTACAGTTTCCTGGACAGCTGTCAACCCCGTGCCGGCAAATGGTTATGATATTTATTACAGTACAACCAATAATGCTCCCACAGCAAATACTTCTCCTAATTTTACAGGAGTTATGGCGACTACCTATAATATACCGGGATTATCTTCTTTTACTCCTTACTATGTATGGGTGAGATCTGCATGTAGCGCTGCTGATAAAAGTGCATGGAGTGACTATGCAACCTTTATTACTTTATGCTCAAGTGCATCCCTTCCATATGTGCTTGATTTTGAAAATGTTACTCCTCCGGAACTTCCCGGTTGTACTTTAAATGTCAATATGGGATCAGGTAATGACTGGGAGACCTCATCAGCTCCTTCTGGAAGCCAGACATTTACGACCAACGTATTAAAATATTCATATAGTTTTTCTGACCCTGGAAACACATGGTTCTTTACTCAGGGACTGGACTTGACAGCCGGAGTCCAATATACCATTAGTTATAAATACGGAAATAATTCAACCACTTACGTTGAAAAATTAAAAGTAGCTTACGGTACCTCAAATACTGCCGCGGCAATGGTTAACCAGCTGGCAGATTACCCATCAATTAATGATGATACAGCACATACGGAAACAATCACATTTACTGTTCCCGCTTCCGGAGTTTATTATTTCGGATTTAATGCTTATTCAGATGCTAATCAGGATGATCTGTATCTTGACGATATCAGTATCAATTATACAAATCTGGCAGTATCGGAGGTTTCTCAAAAGAAAAATGAGATCAGAGTATACCCAAATCCATTTACAGACGTATTAAATATCTCTGATATCAAAAATGTCAAGAATATTCTGGTAAATGATGCTTCGGGAAGAATATTGAAAACTATTGCAAATCCGGATTCCGCTATTCATTTAAATGAGCTGAAGCAAGGAGTGTATTTAGTAACATTAGAAATGAAAGACGGTTCCAAGCAGACTGTCAAAGTCATTAGGAAATAA